GTGAGATAACATTCAGCTGTCATCAACAATCGATCGAGTTGCTTGACACCGGCTACTATTTTAATCTTGCTGTTCAATGTTTCACTgagcgtttgttgttgcgcttCTTTCAGAGGAAATTTCCCGACAGCTGGTGGACAGTGATGCGAAGATACTGATCGGGCTGGCATCCAACTATGCAGTATTAAAAGAGGCGGCACAGCAGGCAAAGCTGGATATACCGATCGTCTGCATCCGGTGCACGAACGATGAGAGTCTGCCAGCCGGTGCTATCGACTTTGCCGAACTCTCGAACCCCAAAGGTAAGGTGATGCTTTAATGTCATGTTTATGTGCCACATGTCTAACCGCTCTGTATGTCACCCCGTCAGGTATTCACTATAGTGAGCTGCGCCAACATGATCGCACGGCGGACGATATCGTCTTCCTGCCGTACTCGTCCGGTACTACCGGTCTACCGAAAGGGGTCGAGTTGACGCATCTTAACGTCGTTTCCAACAGTGAAATGCTTGGCGCGAAGGCCGGTACTGGTACGGTGGTGTTGCCGACCACCGACACCTTCCAGGATGTGCTGCCCTGTGTGCTGCCCTTCTTCCACATCTACGGTTTAACCGTGACGATGATCTCGAAGCTGCAGCAGGGCTGCAAGCTGGTAACCTTGCCCAACTTCAAACCGGACACGTTCCTAAACGCTCTCGCCGAACACAAGGGCACGGTGTTGCATCTCGTACCACCAATAAGTGAGTGTAGCAGGAAAGAAGAGAATGTTTTCTGTTCCCGTTGAGAGCGTTCCATAACtggtttccatttgtttttcttttcagtcATATTCCTCGGCCACCACGAAGGCGTGAAGCCAGAGCACACGGATTCGATCCGGAATGTGTTTTCCGGTGCGGCACCGATGGGAACACCGGACGCGGAACGTTTTACCGCACGGGCACCGAATGCGGAGTTCATCCAGGGCTACGGACTAACCGAGACGGCACCGGTTGTCTTGATGGGTGCACTTGGTTCACGTAATTACGCCTCGGTCGGATCACCGTGTCCCCGCACCCAGGCGAAGATTGTCGATTTGAACGATCCCACCAACACGGCGCTCGGGCCGAACATGTCCGGTGAGCTGCTGGTGCGCGGTCCACAAGTAATGAAGGGTTACCACAACAACCGCAAGGCAACGGAAGAAATGATCATCGAGGGTGGGTGGTTGCGTACGGGCGATATCGCACACTACGATGACAATCTGCAGTTCTACATCACCGACCGGCTGAAGGAGCTGATCAAGGTGAAGGGTTTCCAGGTGCCGCCGGCCGAGCTGGAGGAGCTGCTGCGCTCCCACGAGTCCGTGGTCGATGCAGCGGTCGTCGGTATGCCGCATCCCGTCGCCGGCGAGGTACCGCGTGCGTTCATCGTGGCGAAACCGGGCGCCCGGGTAACGGAGGACGCACTTAAGGAGTTTATCGCGGAGAAAGTGGCCGTGTACAAGCGGCTCGAGGGTGGTGTCACCTTCCTGGACAGTATTCCGAAGAATGCCTCGGGCAAGATTTTGCGGCGGCAGCTGAAACTGGAGCACTGCTCATAGGGCACGCGTCCGAAGGATGGAGAAACCCGATATTACCCGACTACGTGAGGAGGGCAGTccaccgttgttttttttgtttttgaaaatctCATCATCTAAGGCTCGAAGGGACGACCCGGGAGGTGTCCGTAAAGGaggtgtttgtgtatgtgtgctgtcGAAGATCATTTATCAACTATTTTCTCCACAGACTGTTTAGATCGATAGGGTAACTAAGGTGGCATTTACGCGAGGAAGCCACCGGCTGATGGtttctgtgttttgtgtgatgtatgttttgttataGGACGTTAAAACGTTGTTTTAgattgtttttagtttgtcGTTTCTTCGAACCCAGTATAGCACaacgcaacaataaaaaagtacaCCTGAATGCAGGCAGGCGTAACCTTAAGAAAGAGATcatttttacaataaaaagctAAACTTTGCCAATTATTACCACGCAATAACGCTGAGGTTTGTCAGCGACGTACACAGGCCAATTTCTTTTATCGGATGCAACCGTTCATGTTCGCGACTGTAACCATGGACGATGAGAAAGACAGTACGGGCTTTAGTATTTAAACTAAATTTgatagtttttcctttt
This region of Anopheles marshallii chromosome 2, idAnoMarsDA_429_01, whole genome shotgun sequence genomic DNA includes:
- the LOC128707254 gene encoding uncharacterized protein LOC128707254 gives rise to the protein MMRGGSLIRLAQVGLNPGVTATIGHHQRIWSKQCVRLLSTKRQVKYLEDTIFPPENGFEQNSLYGNNIPIPHITLDHYLWDRFSQWANKEAVVCGITGRGYTYGTLRDHCAALAIRLQRKMNLTFGKTLAICLPNIPEFPLVTFGAIEAGLVVTTINPIYTAEEISRQLVDSDAKILIGLASNYAVLKEAAQQAKLDIPIVCIRCTNDESLPAGAIDFAELSNPKGIHYSELRQHDRTADDIVFLPYSSGTTGLPKGVELTHLNVVSNSEMLGAKAGTGTVVLPTTDTFQDVLPCVLPFFHIYGLTVTMISKLQQGCKLVTLPNFKPDTFLNALAEHKGTVLHLVPPIIIFLGHHEGVKPEHTDSIRNVFSGAAPMGTPDAERFTARAPNAEFIQGYGLTETAPVVLMGALGSRNYASVGSPCPRTQAKIVDLNDPTNTALGPNMSGELLVRGPQVMKGYHNNRKATEEMIIEGGWLRTGDIAHYDDNLQFYITDRLKELIKVKGFQVPPAELEELLRSHESVVDAAVVGMPHPVAGEVPRAFIVAKPGARVTEDALKEFIAEKVAVYKRLEGGVTFLDSIPKNASGKILRRQLKLEHCS